From Cryptomeria japonica unplaced genomic scaffold, Sugi_1.0 HiC_scaffold_46, whole genome shotgun sequence, a single genomic window includes:
- the LOC131862548 gene encoding putative germin-like protein 2-3 — MLWACNTQFDYTFISRAFLSDSSVALFIMGNRMIYFTLGLFLLICCYSDNVMAADSDPLQDFCVADKESMVKVNGFVCKDPKDVSAEDFFFGGLGQAGNTDNAVGSNVTMANVMQIPGLNTFGISLVRIDYAVGGINPPHTHPRATEVLVLLEGQLLVGFIDTTNKFFSKTLEKGDVFVFPKALVHFQQNVGHENAVAIAALSSQLPGAQTIANSLFAADPPLPDSVLAKAFRITQELVDFIQKKFA; from the exons ATGTTATGGGCTTGTAATACACAATTCGACTACACATTCATATCCCGAGCTTTTCTGTCTGATTCTTCTGTGGCTCTATTTATAATGGGTAACCGCATGATCTACTTCACGTTGGGACTTTTCCTATTGATATGTTGTTACAGTGATAATGTCATGGCAGCGGATTCCGATCCCTTGCAAGATTTCTGCGTCGCAGACAAGGAAAGCATGG TTAAGGTGAACGGGTTCGTTTGCAAAGATCCCAAGGATGTTTCGGCAGAGGACTTCTTCTTCGGGGGACTTGGGCAGGCAGGGAACACCGACAATGCAGTGGGCTCAAATGTAACGATGGCCAATGTTATGCAGATACCAGGCCTCAACACCTTCGGAATATCGTTGGTCCGTATCGATTACGCGgtgggtggaataaatcctcctcacacGCACCCAAGAGCCACTGAAGTTCTTGTTTTACTGGAAGGCCAGcttcttgtgggtttcattgacaccaccaacaagtttttcagcaaaacgttggagaagggagatgtgtttgtgtttccaaaggcacttgtgcatttccagcagaatgtggggCATGAAAATGCGGTGGCCATAGCTGCATTGAGCAGCCAGCTTCCGGGAGCTCAGACAATCGCCAACTCTCTGTTTGCAGCGGATCCTCCTCTCCCAGATTCCGTATTGGCCAAGGCCTTCCGCATCACCCAAGAGCTTGTCGATTTCATTCAGAAGAAATTTGCATAA